In a single window of the Oscarella lobularis chromosome 4, ooOscLobu1.1, whole genome shotgun sequence genome:
- the LOC136185895 gene encoding uncharacterized protein isoform X2, with the protein MGAIIGLVLTGLAVYVAILAVVPTVSYVTRPTAGAESWINSTCDVFVTLSHSELLQYVKFVPGAEIDPNLTRHLPNETVSVHPQTLYRTLKRLSLLQWPFTGNATAEELLITLLRYLTSPVTQVESDCHADASYDPVNQCCFVSCPSWKWLTRAEEIADDVWFYINLVLSIVLVFVSTTTVVATKTKRRFPLIMIAWYLCLAASALNFSELVSRAMGRNNLMCCGSKDLFEAISSNCVYAIVYVIFYQFFFLVFTAWSALMAVNVVIIGLPHLADSFFVHLNRIHATELLLGWGIPAFLSILPFAIEGKNAYSNFAGICPTCFIRDRDLEYYTSVLPNQVFEILLGVVMGCIAIIKERKLRDRKKLTLNAYKGILH; encoded by the exons ATGGGCGCTATCATCGGGCTCGTATTGACCGGACTCGCGGTGTACGTTGCCATTCTAGCAGTTGTTCCTACAGTCTCTTATGTCACCAGACCGACCGCGGGGGCCGAGTCGTGG ATAAATTCTACGTGTGACGTTTTCGTCACTTTGTCACACTCAGAACTATTGCAATACGTCAAATTTGTGCCTGGCGCAGAAATAGACCCAAATTTGACCCGTCACCTTCCCAACGAGACAGTGTCTGTGCATCCACAGACTCTTTACCGGACTCTGAAGCGTTTAAGTCTGTTGCAGTGGCCTTTCACTGGCAACGCGACGGCTGAAGAGCTCCTTATTACTCTTCTACGATACTTGACGTCACCCGTGACGCAAG TCGAGAGCGACTGCCATGCGGACGCTTCCTACGATCCTGTCAATCAGTGTTGTTTCGTTTCTTGTCCTTCGTGGAAGTGGTTGACTAGGGCGGAAGAAATAGCTGACGACGTCTGGTTCTATATTAACCTCGTCCTCTCTATTGTATTGGTGTTTGTTTCTACTACGACCGTTGTTGCAACTAAAACTAA GCGGCGATTTCCTCTCATTATGATTGCCTGGTATCTCTGTCTCGCTGCATCTGCGCTCA ACTTTTCTGAATTGGTAAGTCGAGCGATGGGAAGAAACAATCTGATGTGCTGCGGCTCAAAAGATCTGTTTGAAGCAATTTCGAGTAATTGCGTTTATGCCATTGTTTACG TCATCTTCTAtcagtttttctttctggtGTTTACAGCATGGTCCGCTCTCATGGCAGTTAATGTAGTTATCATAGGACTTCCTCATCTCGCCGATTCTTTCTTCGTTCATCTTAATCGCATTCACGCCACCGAATTACTCTTAGGCTGGGGAATTCCAGCTTTTCTCTCCATACTGCCCTTTGCAATTGAGGGAAAAAATGCGTACAGTAACTTCGCCGGTATCTGCCCGACGTGCTTTATACGGGACCGCGACTTGGAGTACTACACATCTGTGCTGCCGAATCAGGTATTTGAAATTCTGTTGGGTGTCGTCATGGGATGCATAGCAATTATAAAGGAGAGAAAG
- the LOC136185602 gene encoding uncharacterized protein gives MKVFLGLVMTGLAVFIAAVGVAPTVLYFTRPAAERFNRTLLLMNSTCDAAVSLSRSELLGCLKFASGTGIDSNLARHLLPETVSIHPQTLHRILKRFGVTQWPPHSAFTVNATTAELLTLLGHLTLPAGQVRNDCHTDASYDPVNQCCFLSCPTWNWQTRAEEIADDVMFYIVLTFSTVAAFISTITFFAAKIKRRFPLIMIAWYVCLAVFSANIAELVGRIMGKSNLVCCGSKDLLGSVSDICIFVVVYDIIYNFLFMAVLTWSILAAADSVIIAFPQLAHSFFPHLNRIHAIELLMGWGIPGVLALIPYAIKGKYAYRNYLICPMCIWPKPEMEFYTVMLPIQILFVLSGLLIVLLTIAAEKKLRARKKLMSEATEMSQNVQELQAIRRRILQIACVIFTAGLSFAAYISLIIASINGVEDKINEYLECVVVNSGEETCVRGAYTHYSTIINLILNRTLSVVIVIGLLRFFFVAKDSREFWKKKFQSCLTAHPSAAERKSKEVNAAAVNGSGGSNLNYGKK, from the exons ATGAAAGTCTTTCTCGGTCTCGTAATGACTGGTCTTGCGGTGTTCATTGCGGCTGTAGGAGTCGCTCCAACAGTCTTGTATTTCACGAGGCCTGCAGCAGAGCGGTTCAATCGAACGTTGTTATTG ATGAACTCTACGTGCGATGCTGCTGTATCTTTGTCGCGCTCGGAACTTTTAGGATGCCTCAAGTTCGCGTCTGGCACAGGAATAGACTCGAACCTGGCTCGTCATCTTCTTCCCGAGACCGTGTCCATTCATCCGCAGACTCTTCACCGAATTCTGAAACGTTTCGGCGTGACGCAGTGGCCTCCTCACAGTGCCTTCACtgtcaacgcgacgacggcagaGCTTCTTACTCTTCTCGGACACTTGACATTACCCGCGGGGCAAG TCAGAAACGACTGCCATACTGACGCGTCTTATGATCCTGTCAATCAGtgttgctttctttcgtGTCCAACGTGGAACTGGCAAACTCGGGCTGAAGAGAttgctgatgacgtcatgtttTACATTGTTCTGACTTTTTCCACTGTAGCAGCATTTATTTCTACTATCACTTTTTTCGCCGCTAAAATCAA GCGAAGATTTCCACTTATTATGATCGCTTGGTATGTCTGCCTCGCTGTGTTTAGTGCTA ATATTGCTGAACTGGTAGGTCGAATTATGGGGAAAAGCAATCTTGTCTGCTGCGGCTCAAAAGATCTATTGGGATCAGTTTCCGATATCTGCATTTTTGTGGTTGTTTACG ATATCATCTATAATTTCTTGTTTATGGCAGTTCTCACGTGGAGTATCCTCGCGGCAGCTGACTCAGTCATCATAGCATTTCCACAGCTCGCCcactctttttttcctcaTCTGAATCGCATTCACGCTATTGAATTGCTTATGGGCTGGGGAATTCCAGGTGTTCTCGCTCTAATTCCGTATGCCATCAAAGGAAAATATGCCTATAGAAATTATCTTATCTGCCCAATGTGCATCTGGCCTAAACCTGAGATGGAATTCTACACGGTAATGCTTCCCATTCAAATTCTTTTCGTTCTGTCAGGACTGCTTATTGTATTGCTAACAAtagcagcagaaaaaaag CTTAGAGCCAGAAAGAAGCTAATGAGTGAAGCAACTGAAATGAGTCAAAATGTGCAAGAACTACAAGCCATACGAAGGCGTATATTGCAGATTGCATGTGTTATCTTCACTGCAGGCTTGTCCTTTGCGGCATACATATCCCTAATTATTGCCAGCATCAATGGAGTAGAAGACAAGATCAATGAATACTTGGAATGCGTTGTGGTCAATTCGGGAGAAGAAACGTGTGTGCGCGGTGCCTACACTCACTACTCTACAATCATTAACTTGATATTGAACCGCACGTTGAGCGTGGTTATTGTCATCGGTTTGTTGCGCTTCTTTTTTGTGGCAAAAGACTCCAGAGAgttttggaagaagaagtttCAGTCTTGCTTGACCGCGCATCCGTCCGCAGCAGAGCGCAAGAGTAAAGAAGTGAACGCTGCCGCTGTCAATGGTAGCGGCGGGTCAAATTTGAATTATGGAAAAAAGTGA
- the LOC136185604 gene encoding anaphase-promoting complex subunit 10-like: MDSAPAPAHELKPYLPEDDEYNDQREIGDQAVWSVSSCKLGFGVNHLFDGKLDTYWQSDGHQPHLVNIQFPKRTSFLNILIYVDHKIDESYTPSKISVRLGSHFNDLQEVVVQEWNEPVGYQEIPLTDAKNCPYKAFMIQIAVLSNHQNGRDTHLRLVKVNAPAQNFTSEGLPPFSSKQLKTFSSIR, encoded by the exons ATGGATTCGGCTCCGGCTCCTGCGCACGAGTTGAAGCCTTATTTgcctgaagacgacgagtacAACGATCAGCGGGAGATAGGTGATCAGGCCGTCTGGTCTGTGTCGTCGTGCAAGCTCGGCTTCGGTGTCAACCATCTCTTCGACGGGAAACTGGACACGTACTGGCA ATCAGACGGTCATCAACCTCACCTCGTAAACATACAATTCCCCAAACGGACATCCTTTTTG AATATTCTCATATACGTCGATCATAAAATTGACGAGAGTTACACGCCCAGCAAAATTTCAGTACGCCTAGGATCGCACTTCAATGACCTCCAG GAAGTGGTTGTTCAGGAATGGAACGAACCTGTAGGATACCAGGAAATACCTCTCACTGATGCAAAAAATTG TCCCTATAAAGCGTTCATGATACAGATTGCCGTTCTGAGTAATCACCAGAACGGTCGGGATACCCATTTAAGGCTTGTGAAAGTCAATGCACCAGCACA GAATTTCACTTCGGAAGGCCTTCCACCTTTTAGCAGCAAACAGCTTAAAACATTTAGTTCAATACGATAA
- the LOC136185603 gene encoding ATP-dependent 6-phosphofructokinase, platelet type-like encodes MSYQRVKRSRESPLSSPSAPRSKIPPKGDDTTDGGGAESRAIGVLTSGGDSQGMNAAVRATVRMAIFKGCKVFGIREGYNGLINDWIDEYGWNDVSTIMQKGGTQLGTARCMEFMTWEGKLKAAKNLVKRGICNLVIIGGDGSLTGANIFHEQWGKLTEELRQKGMATASELDKVKRLNIVGMVGSIDNDFCGTDMTIGTDSALHRILEAVDCITSTAASHQRSFILEVMGRHCGYLALMSALACLADWVFVPEDPPGEGWQTKMCDELQKVRDAGRRYSIIIIAEGAVDKEGRPIKSADVKEVLVSRLQHDTRITSLGHVQRGGTPSAYDRILGCRWGAAAVLALLDFTPSTEPCVVTMQGNQIKRLSLMECVRKTKDIGRLMSNKQFDECTGLRGDSFAKNLKLFKRLRSSKPPDDLGDKKKFCFGVMNTGAPAAGMNACVCAFTRLALYHGHSVKAIYDGFDGLKEGKIDDLGWMAVNEWSGDVGSNLGTNRGMPAESSFSAIARHLSHHGIQALLVIGGFEAFHSVLKLHQAREQHAAFRIPILCIPATISNNVPGTDISLGSDTALNAIVEALDVVKKSASSNRRRVFIVETMGGYCGYLATMAAIAGGADSAYIFEESFTIADLQKDLAHMIDKFKTNILRGTIVRNEKCSEHYTTDFLTSLYNAEGHDVFVARELVLGHLQQGNFPSPFDRSMGAKYAVRAVEYLSSQVLENSQQDGTVSAVGDDSASVLGIRGRKMVCTPVNELAKKTDFKYRLPLDQWWIQLRPLLKILAQYKELEFKGEQSSD; translated from the exons ATGAGTTATCAGAGAGTGAAACGGTCTAGAGAGAGCCCCTTGAGTTCTCCGAGCGCGCCCCGCTCAAAAATTCCACCGAAAGGGGACGATACGacggacggcggcggcgcggaaTCGCGCGCGATCGGCGTTCTGActagcggcggcgattctcAAG GAATGAATGCGGCCGTTCGAGCGACCGTACGAATGGCAATATTCAAGGGATGCAAAGTGTTCGGAATTCGAGAA GGCTACAATGGCTTGATCAATGATTGGATTGATGAGTATGGCTGGAATGACGTATCAACTATAATGCAGAAA GGTGGGACTCAGTTGGGAACGGCTCGATGCATGGAATTTATGACGTGGGAGGGAAAGTTGAAAGCGGCGAAAAATTTAGTGAAGCGAGGAATCTGCAACTTG gTTATTATTGGCGGCGATGGAAGTTTGACTGGTGCCAATATTTTTCATGAACAGTGGGGAAAACTAACGGAAGAATTGCGACAGAAAGGAATGGCGACGGCAAGCGAATTGGACAAAGTCAAGCGCCTCAACATAGTTGGAATG GTCGGATCTATTGATAATGATTTTTGCGGCACCGACATGACCATAGGAACGGATTCGGCTCTACACAG AATTCTTGAAGCAGTTGATTGCATCACGAGCACAGCGGCAAG TCATCAACGCTCGTTCATCCTTGAAGTAATGGGAAGACACTGCGG CTATCTTGCTTTGATGTCGGCGCTGGCGTGTCTCGCTGACTGGGTCTTTGTGCCGGAGGATCCCCCCGGCGAGGGATGGCAAACGAAGATGTGCGATGAATTGCAAAAG GTTCGAGATGCGGGTCGTCGATACAGTATTATAATTATCGCGGAAGGAGCCGTCGATAAGGAAGGAAGGCCAATCAAATCGGCCGACGTAAAGGAA GTCCTAGTGAGTCGTCTTCAGCATGATACTCGCATCACGTCTCTGGGACACGTTCAGCGCGGTGGAACGCCGTCCGCTTATGATAGAATCTTG GGATGTCGTTGGGGTGCCGCTGCTGTTCTTGCTTTGCTTGAT TTCACGCCGAGTACGGAACCGTGCGTGGTTACGATGCAGGGTAATCAGATCAAACGTCTGTCTTTGATGGAATGCGTTCGAAAG ACGAAAGACATCGGTCGTTTGATGTCTAACAAGCAGTTTGATGAGTGTACTGGCCTGAGGGGAGA TTCATTTGCTAAGAATTTGAAGTTGTTCAAGAGGCTTCGATCTTCGAAGCCACCAGACGATTTGGGAGATAAAAAGAAG TTTTGCTTTGGGGTGATGAACACGGGCGCCCCGGCGGCGGGAATGAACGCGTGCGTGTGCGCGTTCACGCGTTTGGCGCTCTACCACGGCCACTCTGTGAAGGCCATTTACGACGGTTTCGACGGACTCAAGGAAGGGAAG ATCGATGATCTTGGTTGGATGGCCGTGAACGAATGGTCGGGAGACGTCGGCTCCAATCTAGGCACGAACAG AGGAATGCCTGCCGAGTCATCGTTCTCCGCTATTGCTCGCCATCTGAGTCACCACGGCATTCAAGCGCTACTCGTGATAGGCGGCTTTGAGGCCTTTCACAGCGTCTTGAAGCTGCACCAAGCTCGGGAACAGCATGCCGCCTTTCGCATTCCTATTCTCTGCATACCGGCGACAATCAGCAATAACGTACCCGGAACGGACATCAGTCTCGGCTCAGACACAGCTCTCAACGCTATAGTTGAA GCGTTGGATGTCGTAAAAAAGTCAGCGAGTTCAAATCGTAGGCGGGTATTCATAGTCGAAACGATGGGTGGCTACTGCGGCTATCTCGCAACGATGGCTGCAATAGCGGGAGGCGCCGATTCTGCCTACATATTCGAAGAGTCGTTCACGATAGCTGATCTACAA AAAGATCTCGCTCACATGATTGACAAATTTAAAACGAACATACTAAGGGGAACCATAGTCAG AAACGAGAAGTGTAGTGAACACTACACGACCGATTTTTTGACTTCTCTCTACAACGCCGAAGGTCATGACGTCTTTGTCGCGCGTGAACTCGTTCTTGGTCATTTGCAGCAAGGAAACTTTCCCTCTCCTTTTGATCGTTCTATGGGAGCCAAGTACGCTGTTCGAGCGGTTGAATATCTTTCTTCCCAAGTCCTAGAAAATTCGCAGCAAGATG GCACGGTGTCCGCTGTTGGGGATGATAGCGCCAGCGTACTTGGTATTCGTGGTCGAAAGATGGTCTGTACTCCAGTTAACGAGCTAGCTAAGAAGACTGACTTTAA GTATCGGCTTCCACTTGATCAGTGGTGGATACAATTGCGTCCTCTGCTGAAGATCTTAGCTCAGTACAAGGAACTGGAATTTAAAGGCGAACAGTCGTCGGATTGA